A stretch of the Bradyrhizobium sp. CCBAU 53351 genome encodes the following:
- a CDS encoding UPF0280 family protein, whose translation MTRLPQIALLSDGRRLHLQDGPIDLIIEGRGPADAVRAAYEAAAQRSTGLLDELCAELPQLRAAAAARTSLRGVVARRMHAAVAPFAVDGFITPMAAVAGSVAEEILGAMLGAATLDQAYVNNGGDIALHLGKGEHFSIGLMDRPDRDGVMRAMRVDADDPVRGVATSGRHGRSFSLGIADAVTVLAATASQADAAATVIANAVDLPGHPAIVRQPACELQPDSDLGARLVTRHVGELSQNEIAAALDSGAECARQLFDRGLIEGAVLQLCGDMLVIGPKDIEQRRSRPLVLENAVCA comes from the coding sequence ATGACAAGGCTCCCGCAAATCGCATTGCTGTCTGATGGCCGGCGGCTGCATTTGCAGGATGGACCGATCGACCTGATCATTGAGGGGAGGGGGCCTGCGGATGCGGTGCGCGCGGCTTACGAGGCGGCGGCGCAGCGGTCCACGGGCCTGCTCGACGAGCTCTGCGCGGAGCTGCCGCAGCTGCGTGCTGCGGCCGCGGCGCGGACCTCGCTGAGGGGCGTGGTGGCGCGCCGGATGCACGCCGCGGTCGCGCCCTTTGCCGTTGATGGCTTCATCACGCCGATGGCTGCCGTTGCCGGCAGTGTGGCGGAGGAGATCTTGGGTGCCATGCTGGGCGCGGCAACGCTCGATCAGGCCTATGTCAACAATGGCGGCGACATCGCACTTCATCTCGGCAAAGGCGAGCATTTTTCGATTGGGCTGATGGATCGTCCCGATCGTGATGGCGTGATGCGGGCCATGAGGGTGGATGCGGACGACCCGGTTCGGGGCGTTGCGACCAGCGGGCGTCACGGCCGCAGTTTTTCGCTCGGGATTGCCGACGCGGTGACGGTGCTGGCGGCGACGGCATCGCAAGCCGATGCGGCGGCGACCGTCATCGCCAATGCCGTGGATCTGCCGGGACATCCTGCCATTGTCAGGCAACCGGCCTGCGAGCTTCAGCCCGATAGCGATCTCGGTGCGCGCCTCGTCACCCGACATGTCGGTGAGTTGTCACAGAATGAGATCGCCGCTGCCCTCGACTCTGGCGCGGAATGTGCACGGCAATTGTTCGATCGCGGATTGATCGAGGGTGCCGTGTTGCAGCTTTGTGGTGATATGCTTGTCATCGGACCTAAGGATATAGAACAGCGACGATCGCGCCCGCTGGTGCTGGAGAACGCGGTCTGTGCCTGA
- a CDS encoding amino acid synthesis family protein: MSAIIRKIVTVVEETQMEMGRQVSPPTRRAAAIAVIENPFAGRYVEDLSPLIAIGEELGELLSKRAVAALGIDGAKAQSYGKAAAVGENGELEHAAAILHPKMGAPVRKVLSKGAALIPSSKKRSGPGTTLDIPLGHKDAAFVRSHFDGMEVQINDAPRANEIMVAVAVTDSGRPLPRVGGLTVAEVKGEDGLR; encoded by the coding sequence ATGAGCGCGATCATCCGCAAGATCGTCACCGTCGTCGAAGAGACGCAGATGGAGATGGGCCGCCAGGTCTCGCCGCCGACCCGGCGGGCCGCGGCGATCGCTGTGATCGAAAATCCCTTCGCCGGACGATATGTCGAGGATCTCTCGCCGCTGATCGCGATCGGCGAGGAGCTGGGGGAACTTCTATCGAAGCGCGCGGTGGCTGCGCTCGGCATCGATGGCGCGAAAGCGCAGAGCTATGGCAAGGCGGCCGCCGTCGGCGAGAACGGCGAGCTTGAGCACGCCGCCGCGATCCTTCATCCGAAAATGGGTGCGCCAGTACGCAAGGTTCTGAGCAAGGGCGCAGCGCTGATCCCGTCGTCGAAGAAGCGCAGCGGGCCCGGTACGACGCTCGACATTCCGCTCGGGCACAAGGATGCTGCCTTCGTGCGCAGTCATTTCGATGGCATGGAAGTTCAGATCAATGATGCGCCGCGCGCCAACGAGATCATGGTCGCTGTTGCCGTCACCGACAGCGGGCGTCCATTGCCGCGCGTCGGTGGGCTCACGGTTGCGGAAGTGAAGGGCGAGGACGGTCTGAGATAG
- a CDS encoding ABC transporter substrate-binding protein, which translates to MRARNTFVGAAFALLAGGMAHSALAQDIKIGEINSYSLLPAFTEPYRKGWQLAVEEVNAAGGINGKKLVVISKDDGGKPADAQTAANELVSSEGVAMLAGTFLSNIGLAVSDFANQKKVFFLAAEPLTDAITWSKGNKYTFRLRPSNYMQAAMLVEAAAKLPAKRWATIAPNYEYGQSAVAVFKKLMSEKRPDIQWVDEQWPPQGKIDAGPVVQAVAAANPEAILNVTFGADLVKLVREGNTRGLFKGREVVSFLTGEPEYLDPLKDETPEGWIVTGYPWYSIKTPEHDAFLKAYQAKYNDYPRLGSIVGYQTIKSAAAILAKAGSSDPEKLIAAAEGLSVPSPFGEITFRKIDHQSTLGAYVGKTALKDGKGVMVESAYKKGADYLPGDAEVAKLRPKD; encoded by the coding sequence ATGCGAGCGAGAAACACTTTTGTAGGCGCGGCCTTCGCGCTTCTGGCGGGCGGTATGGCTCATTCGGCCCTGGCGCAGGACATCAAGATCGGCGAGATCAACAGCTATTCGCTGCTGCCGGCGTTCACCGAGCCCTATCGCAAGGGCTGGCAGCTCGCGGTCGAGGAGGTCAACGCGGCCGGCGGCATCAACGGCAAGAAGCTCGTCGTCATCTCCAAGGACGACGGCGGCAAGCCCGCGGATGCGCAGACTGCGGCGAACGAGCTGGTGTCGAGCGAGGGTGTCGCGATGCTCGCCGGCACGTTCCTGTCGAACATTGGTCTTGCCGTCAGCGACTTCGCGAACCAGAAGAAGGTGTTCTTCCTCGCGGCCGAGCCGCTGACCGACGCCATCACATGGTCGAAGGGCAACAAATACACCTTCCGCCTGCGCCCATCCAACTACATGCAAGCGGCGATGCTGGTCGAGGCCGCCGCCAAGCTGCCCGCCAAGCGCTGGGCGACGATCGCGCCGAACTATGAATATGGCCAGTCGGCGGTCGCGGTGTTCAAGAAGCTGATGTCGGAGAAGCGCCCCGATATCCAGTGGGTCGACGAGCAGTGGCCGCCGCAGGGCAAGATCGATGCGGGCCCGGTGGTGCAGGCCGTTGCCGCCGCCAATCCCGAGGCGATCCTCAACGTCACCTTCGGTGCCGACCTCGTCAAGCTCGTGCGTGAAGGCAACACCCGTGGTCTGTTCAAGGGGCGCGAGGTCGTCTCGTTCCTGACCGGCGAGCCCGAATATCTCGACCCGCTCAAGGACGAGACGCCGGAGGGCTGGATCGTTACCGGCTATCCCTGGTACTCGATCAAGACCCCCGAGCATGATGCGTTCCTGAAGGCCTACCAGGCCAAGTACAACGACTATCCGCGCCTCGGCTCGATCGTCGGCTACCAGACCATCAAGTCGGCGGCTGCGATCCTCGCAAAGGCCGGCTCGAGCGATCCGGAGAAGCTGATTGCCGCGGCGGAAGGCCTCTCCGTGCCGTCGCCGTTCGGCGAGATCACCTTCCGCAAGATCGACCATCAGTCGACGCTCGGTGCCTATGTCGGCAAGACCGCGCTGAAGGACGGCAAGGGGGTGATGGTGGAATCTGCCTACAAGAAGGGCGCGGACTACCTGCCTGGCGATGCCGAAGTCGCGAAGCTTCGCCCGAAGGACTGA
- a CDS encoding ABC transporter permease gives MAFYVVQFLTGLASAASLFLVASGLSIIFGVTRIVNFAHGAFYMIGAYIAFTLTERLSGAFGFWGSIVLAALAVALIGVLVEMVLLRRIYHAPELFQLLATFGLTLMVEDLVVLIWGPDDLVGRRAPGFKGAVDFFGQNIPSYDLFLIVLGPVVLGILWLLFQRTRWGVLVRAATQDRDMVAALGVNQKWLFTSVFAVGVFLAALGGALQIPRDAVHHAMDLRIIVEVFVVVVIGGLGSIIGAFVAAVLVSELNAFGILIFPKISIILVFLVMAVVLIVRPWGLFGKPEAAARKTPGLTVNPWRPLTSNERLAALAALVVAAMLPLFAGNYALTVGSEIAIFVIFAVSLHFLMSVGGLASFGHAAYFGLGAYGIAFLAKMAGLPMIVCLLLGPLLGCMGAAVFGFFAVQLSGVYFAMLTLAFAQIVWSIAFQWVSVTGGDNGILGVWPSSWAASPSHFYWLSLGVAALVTIALRAMVFSPFGYALRATRDSLLRSEAVGINAKRIQWTAFVIAGTTAGIGGALFAYLKGSVFPDNLGISLSVDALVMVLLGGVETVSGAVIGAIVYKALNIWLVSQTDLSKLVLGGFIVLIVVVFPKGIVGMLEMLAQRRRKSSPPGSSLLAKPIESAE, from the coding sequence ATGGCCTTTTACGTCGTACAGTTTCTGACCGGTCTCGCCAGCGCGGCGTCGCTGTTCCTGGTGGCCTCGGGTCTGTCGATCATCTTCGGCGTGACGCGGATCGTGAATTTTGCGCATGGCGCCTTTTACATGATCGGCGCCTACATCGCCTTCACGCTGACCGAGCGCCTGTCGGGCGCGTTCGGCTTCTGGGGCAGCATCGTGCTGGCCGCGCTGGCCGTGGCGCTGATCGGCGTGCTGGTCGAGATGGTGCTGCTGCGCCGCATCTATCACGCACCAGAACTGTTCCAGCTGCTCGCGACCTTCGGCCTGACCTTGATGGTCGAGGACCTCGTGGTGCTGATCTGGGGTCCGGACGATCTCGTCGGCCGCCGCGCACCGGGCTTCAAGGGCGCGGTGGATTTCTTCGGCCAGAACATCCCGAGCTACGACCTGTTCCTGATCGTGCTCGGGCCCGTCGTGCTCGGCATTCTCTGGCTGCTGTTCCAGCGCACGCGATGGGGCGTGCTGGTGCGCGCGGCGACGCAGGACCGCGACATGGTCGCGGCGCTCGGCGTCAATCAGAAATGGCTGTTCACGTCGGTGTTTGCGGTCGGCGTCTTCCTCGCCGCGCTCGGCGGTGCGTTGCAGATCCCGCGCGATGCCGTCCATCACGCCATGGATCTGCGCATCATCGTCGAGGTCTTCGTCGTCGTCGTGATCGGCGGCCTCGGCAGCATCATCGGGGCTTTCGTCGCAGCGGTGCTGGTCTCCGAACTCAATGCTTTCGGCATCCTGATCTTTCCGAAGATCTCCATCATCCTGGTCTTCCTGGTGATGGCGGTGGTGTTGATCGTGCGGCCCTGGGGACTGTTCGGCAAGCCGGAGGCTGCCGCGCGCAAGACGCCGGGCCTTACCGTCAATCCGTGGCGGCCGTTGACGTCGAACGAGCGGCTCGCGGCGCTGGCAGCTCTCGTCGTCGCGGCGATGTTGCCGCTGTTCGCCGGCAATTATGCGCTGACCGTCGGCTCGGAGATCGCGATCTTCGTCATCTTTGCCGTCAGCCTGCACTTCCTGATGTCGGTCGGCGGGCTCGCGTCGTTTGGCCATGCCGCTTATTTCGGCCTTGGCGCCTATGGCATCGCCTTCCTCGCCAAGATGGCGGGGCTGCCGATGATCGTCTGCCTGCTGCTCGGGCCGCTGCTCGGCTGCATGGGCGCGGCCGTGTTCGGCTTCTTCGCCGTGCAGCTCTCCGGCGTCTATTTCGCGATGCTGACGCTGGCCTTCGCACAGATCGTCTGGTCGATCGCGTTCCAGTGGGTCAGCGTCACCGGCGGTGACAACGGCATATTGGGCGTCTGGCCCTCGAGCTGGGCCGCGAGCCCGTCGCATTTCTATTGGCTTTCGCTCGGCGTCGCCGCGCTCGTCACCATCGCGCTCCGGGCCATGGTGTTCTCGCCATTCGGCTACGCGCTTCGCGCCACGCGCGACTCGCTTCTGCGCAGCGAAGCGGTCGGCATCAACGCCAAACGCATTCAGTGGACGGCCTTCGTGATCGCGGGCACCACCGCCGGTATCGGCGGCGCGCTGTTCGCGTATCTCAAGGGCAGCGTCTTCCCCGACAATCTCGGCATCTCGCTCTCGGTCGATGCGCTCGTCATGGTGCTGCTCGGCGGCGTCGAGACGGTGTCGGGCGCGGTGATCGGCGCCATCGTCTACAAGGCGCTCAACATCTGGCTGGTCAGCCAGACCGATCTGTCAAAACTCGTGCTCGGCGGCTTCATCGTATTGATCGTTGTCGTCTTCCCCAAGGGCATCGTCGGCATGCTGGAGATGCTGGCGCAGCGCCGCCGGAAGTCCTCGCCGCCGGGATCGTCCCTGCTCGCCAAGCCGATCGAGTCCGCCGAATGA
- a CDS encoding ABC transporter ATP-binding protein: MSVAPTLLAVEGLTKSYGGIHAVRGVSFSLRAGEILALIGPNGAGKSTCFDMLNGQNKPDTGHVRLLGEEITGRKPREVWRLGVGRTFQITATFATMTVRENVQVALISHGKQLFNPFGSAPKFDRAEAGRLLELVGMGGYADRPCGELAYGDLKRLELAVALANQPKLLLMDEPTAGMAPRERVDLMRLTAQIAREKSIGVLFTEHDMDVVFEHADRILVLNRGTLIAEGSPAEVRGNPQVQAVYLGEGLVYDARHREGASA, translated from the coding sequence ATGAGCGTTGCACCCACACTTCTCGCGGTCGAAGGCCTGACCAAATCCTATGGCGGCATCCACGCCGTGCGCGGCGTCTCGTTCTCGCTGCGCGCCGGCGAGATCCTGGCGCTAATCGGGCCGAACGGTGCGGGAAAAAGCACCTGCTTCGACATGCTCAACGGCCAGAACAAGCCTGATACCGGCCACGTCCGCCTGCTTGGCGAGGAGATCACGGGCAGGAAGCCGCGTGAGGTCTGGCGGCTCGGCGTCGGGCGCACCTTCCAGATCACCGCGACCTTCGCCACCATGACCGTGCGCGAGAACGTGCAGGTCGCGCTGATCTCGCACGGCAAGCAGCTGTTCAATCCGTTCGGCTCGGCACCGAAGTTCGATCGCGCCGAGGCCGGCCGTCTGCTCGAACTGGTCGGCATGGGCGGTTACGCAGATCGCCCCTGCGGCGAGCTTGCCTATGGCGATCTCAAGCGGCTCGAGCTTGCGGTGGCGCTCGCCAACCAGCCGAAGCTCCTGTTGATGGACGAGCCGACCGCCGGCATGGCGCCGCGCGAGCGCGTCGATTTGATGCGGCTCACGGCGCAGATCGCGCGCGAAAAATCCATCGGCGTGCTCTTCACCGAGCACGATATGGACGTGGTGTTCGAGCATGCCGACCGCATTCTCGTGCTTAATCGCGGCACCCTGATCGCCGAGGGCTCGCCGGCCGAGGTGCGCGGCAATCCGCAGGTGCAGGCGGTCTATCTCGGCGAGGGCCTCGTCTACGATGCCCGCCATCGCGAAGGGGCCTCGGCATGA
- a CDS encoding ABC transporter ATP-binding protein has protein sequence MKLTVQDLNSHYGPAHILFDIGFEVGEGEVVALLGRNGAGKSTTFRSIVGLVAQRSGRITFEGKDVSSKPTHEIVREGLGYVPEERRIFTDLTVEENLEVGRQPKRPNAPHWTREKLFALFPNLGEMKNRPGGRMSGGEQQMLTIARTLMGNPSLVLLDEPSEGLSPKIVEQMVDAILTMKKEGVSIVVSEQNLHFARLISDRAYIIERGRICFGGTMAELDARPDIRDAHLSL, from the coding sequence ATGAAGCTCACGGTGCAGGACCTCAACAGCCATTACGGCCCGGCGCATATCCTGTTCGACATCGGCTTCGAGGTCGGGGAGGGTGAGGTGGTGGCGCTGCTGGGACGGAACGGCGCCGGCAAGTCGACGACGTTCCGCTCGATCGTCGGCCTCGTCGCGCAGCGCTCCGGTCGCATCACGTTCGAGGGCAAGGACGTCTCGTCAAAGCCGACCCACGAGATCGTGCGCGAGGGGCTCGGCTATGTGCCGGAGGAGCGGCGTATCTTCACCGATCTGACGGTAGAGGAAAATCTTGAAGTCGGCCGCCAGCCGAAGCGTCCGAACGCTCCGCACTGGACCCGCGAAAAGCTGTTTGCGCTGTTTCCCAATCTCGGCGAGATGAAGAACCGTCCGGGCGGCCGCATGAGCGGCGGCGAGCAGCAGATGCTCACCATTGCGCGCACGCTGATGGGCAATCCGTCGCTGGTGCTGCTCGACGAGCCCTCGGAAGGCCTGTCGCCGAAGATCGTGGAGCAGATGGTCGATGCCATCCTGACCATGAAGAAGGAGGGCGTCAGCATCGTCGTCTCCGAGCAGAACCTGCATTTCGCGCGGCTGATCTCCGATCGCGCCTATATCATCGAGCGCGGCCGCATCTGCTTCGGCGGCACCATGGCCGAGCTCGATGCGCGTCCGGACATCCGCGACGCGCATCTGTCGTTGTGA
- a CDS encoding MarR family winged helix-turn-helix transcriptional regulator, producing MARSVAAKKSIKPAKPPYVLDEQVGFILRQVWQRHSAIFSRDIGTNLTPTQWAALSKLAETGACSQNQLGRLTAMDVATIKGVIDRLTARGLTETSQDPEDGRRLLVSLTRAGQQLAEKVAPNALAITRETLAPLDAKERETLMALLNKLR from the coding sequence ATGGCCAGAAGCGTTGCGGCGAAGAAGAGCATCAAACCGGCAAAACCGCCTTACGTGCTCGACGAGCAGGTCGGCTTCATCCTGCGCCAGGTCTGGCAGCGTCACAGTGCGATCTTCTCCCGCGACATCGGCACCAATCTGACCCCGACGCAATGGGCGGCATTGTCGAAGCTCGCCGAGACCGGTGCGTGCTCGCAGAACCAGCTCGGCCGTCTCACGGCCATGGATGTCGCCACTATCAAGGGCGTGATCGACCGCCTGACGGCGCGCGGCCTCACCGAGACCAGCCAGGATCCCGAGGATGGCCGGCGGCTGCTGGTGAGCCTGACGCGGGCCGGTCAGCAGCTTGCGGAGAAGGTTGCGCCGAATGCGCTTGCCATCACCCGCGAAACGCTGGCGCCGCTGGACGCCAAAGAGCGCGAGACGCTGATGGCGCTGTTGAACAAGTTGCGGTAG
- a CDS encoding amidohydrolase family protein, with protein MAHDAPQATGPSKLVIRNIGLILSGALEKPILDGDTIVAENGKITAIGRFKDVDIEGATTIVDAQGTTVAPGLIDSHVHPVAGDWTPRQNQINWIDSYLHGGVTTMISAGEVHMPGRPRDVVGLKAMAVFAQRAFWTLRPGGVKVHAGAPVIECEMVEEDFKEMAANGVKLLGEVGLGGVKDGPTARKMVGWARKYGIQSTIHTGGPSIPGSGLIDKDVVLEADTDVVGHINGGHTALPDDQIRCICEGCKRGLELVHNGNERSALFTLRTAREMGDLHRVILGTDAPAGSGVQPLGILRMVSMLSSLGELPAELAFCLATGNTARMRELDCGLIEVGRSADLVIMDKAQHSPGKNILESVQLGDLPGIGMTIIDGIVRTQRSRNTPPAGKVPEVVAK; from the coding sequence ATGGCGCATGACGCACCCCAGGCCACCGGACCCTCGAAGCTCGTGATCCGCAATATCGGCCTGATCCTGTCCGGCGCCCTGGAAAAGCCGATCCTGGACGGCGACACCATCGTCGCAGAGAACGGCAAGATCACCGCGATCGGCCGCTTCAAGGACGTCGACATCGAAGGCGCGACCACCATCGTCGACGCCCAGGGCACCACGGTGGCGCCGGGCCTGATCGACAGCCACGTCCACCCCGTCGCCGGCGACTGGACGCCGCGGCAGAACCAGATCAACTGGATCGACAGCTACCTGCACGGCGGCGTCACCACGATGATCTCCGCCGGCGAGGTGCACATGCCCGGCCGCCCGCGCGATGTCGTCGGCTTGAAGGCCATGGCCGTGTTCGCCCAGCGCGCGTTCTGGACCTTGCGTCCCGGCGGCGTGAAGGTTCACGCCGGCGCACCTGTCATCGAATGCGAGATGGTGGAAGAAGACTTCAAGGAGATGGCCGCCAACGGCGTCAAGCTGCTCGGCGAGGTCGGCCTCGGCGGCGTCAAGGACGGCCCGACCGCACGAAAGATGGTGGGCTGGGCGCGCAAATACGGCATCCAGAGCACGATCCACACCGGCGGCCCCTCGATCCCCGGCTCCGGCCTGATCGACAAGGATGTGGTGCTGGAGGCCGACACCGACGTGGTCGGCCACATCAATGGCGGCCACACCGCGTTGCCCGACGACCAGATCCGCTGCATCTGCGAGGGCTGCAAGCGCGGGCTCGAGCTCGTGCACAACGGCAATGAACGCTCGGCGCTGTTCACGCTGCGCACCGCGCGCGAGATGGGCGATCTGCACCGCGTCATCCTCGGCACCGACGCGCCCGCCGGCTCCGGCGTGCAGCCGCTCGGCATCCTGCGCATGGTCTCGATGCTGTCCTCGCTCGGGGAGCTGCCGGCCGAACTCGCCTTCTGCCTCGCCACAGGCAACACCGCCCGGATGCGCGAACTCGATTGCGGCCTGATCGAGGTCGGCCGCTCCGCCGACCTCGTCATCATGGACAAGGCGCAGCACTCGCCCGGCAAGAACATCCTGGAGAGCGTCCAGCTCGGCGACCTCCCCGGCATCGGCATGACCATCATCGACGGTATCGTGCGCACCCAGCGCAGCCGCAACACGCCGCCGGCGGGGAAAGTGCCGGAGGTGGTGGCGAAGTGA
- a CDS encoding ferredoxin--NADP reductase — MSNFNQESVLSVHHWTDTLFSFKTTRSPTFRFRNGEFTMIGLKVGEKPLLRAYSVASANYEDTLEFFSIKVPDGPLTSRLQHLKEGDEIIVSRKATGTLVIDNLEEGRNLYLIGTGTGLAPFLSVIKDPETYERFEKVVLLHGCRHVKELAYGEMITQTLPKDELIGEYIREQLIYYPTVTRDPFRNRGRITDLITSGKLFADIGLPALEAAHDRVMICGSPALVTDTRVLLGERGFAEGNHGEPAQFVVEKAFAER, encoded by the coding sequence ATGAGCAATTTCAATCAGGAAAGCGTTTTGAGCGTCCACCATTGGACCGACACGCTGTTCTCCTTCAAGACCACCCGCAGCCCGACCTTCCGCTTCCGTAACGGCGAGTTCACCATGATCGGGCTCAAGGTCGGCGAGAAGCCCTTGCTGCGGGCCTACAGCGTCGCCAGCGCCAATTACGAGGACACGCTGGAGTTCTTCTCGATCAAGGTACCGGATGGACCGCTGACCTCGCGCCTCCAGCACCTGAAGGAAGGCGACGAGATCATCGTCAGCCGCAAGGCCACCGGCACGCTCGTCATCGACAATCTGGAGGAGGGGCGGAACCTCTACCTCATCGGCACCGGCACCGGCCTCGCGCCGTTCCTGAGCGTGATCAAGGACCCCGAGACCTACGAGCGGTTCGAGAAGGTGGTGCTGCTGCACGGCTGCCGGCACGTGAAGGAGCTCGCCTATGGCGAGATGATCACGCAGACGCTGCCGAAGGACGAGCTGATCGGCGAGTACATTCGCGAGCAGCTGATCTACTACCCGACTGTGACCCGCGATCCCTTCCGCAACCGCGGCCGCATCACCGATCTCATCACGTCGGGCAAGCTGTTCGCCGATATCGGCCTGCCGGCTCTGGAAGCCGCCCACGATCGCGTCATGATCTGCGGCAGCCCGGCGCTCGTGACCGATACCCGCGTGCTCCTGGGCGAGCGCGGCTTCGCCGAGGGCAATCATGGCGAACCGGCCCAATTCGTGGTCGAAAAGGCCTTCGCCGAGCGCTAA
- a CDS encoding cytochrome P450, translated as MTVRLDFTSEAFFRDPPKVIASLRMSGPVVATRFPLIGDVWITTTHDATAQVLKGGATFTLRKEDGDVAGLRWWMPRYVRTIANNMLTMDEPDHTRLRSIVDEAFRRRAIVAMEPRIRAIADGLADELFSAGRPADLVQRYARILPLAVISELLGLPPADRPRFIAWANEMSSLTNVVSFFRLLWAFRKMRAYLERQLQIARVQGGEGLIAELIQVEREGGEISPDEMVSMVFLLLAAGSETTTHLISGSAYELLRSPGLRDWLEQDWSRIGLAVEEFLRFVSPVQFSKPRYVRRHVEVEGVRLKKGDRVMVMLAAANMDPAMHDRPESLDLERKPNRHLSFGTGIHFCLGHQLARIEAACALEALFVRWPKLGLAVDPVDVHWRKRPGLRAIAKLPVTPEGRGTHAAASEGAIVDRSLARAD; from the coding sequence ATGACAGTGCGCCTCGATTTCACCAGCGAGGCCTTCTTTCGCGATCCGCCCAAGGTCATTGCGAGCTTGCGCATGTCCGGGCCCGTGGTCGCGACGCGATTCCCTCTCATCGGCGACGTCTGGATCACCACGACCCATGACGCGACCGCGCAGGTCCTGAAGGGCGGCGCGACCTTCACGCTACGCAAGGAAGACGGCGACGTCGCCGGTCTGCGCTGGTGGATGCCGCGATACGTCAGGACCATCGCCAACAACATGCTGACGATGGACGAGCCTGACCATACCAGGCTGCGCAGCATCGTGGATGAAGCCTTTCGCCGCCGCGCGATCGTCGCCATGGAGCCGCGCATCCGTGCCATCGCCGACGGTCTCGCCGACGAGCTGTTCTCGGCGGGACGTCCGGCCGATCTCGTCCAGCGCTACGCCCGCATCCTGCCGCTCGCGGTGATCTCCGAACTCCTGGGCTTGCCGCCGGCGGACCGGCCGAGATTCATCGCCTGGGCCAACGAGATGTCCTCGCTGACCAATGTCGTCAGCTTTTTCCGCCTGTTGTGGGCGTTCCGCAAGATGCGCGCCTATCTCGAACGGCAATTGCAGATCGCCCGTGTGCAGGGCGGCGAAGGCCTGATTGCCGAACTGATCCAGGTCGAGCGCGAAGGCGGCGAGATCTCGCCGGACGAGATGGTCTCGATGGTGTTCCTGCTGCTCGCGGCGGGTTCCGAAACGACCACGCACCTCATCAGCGGTTCCGCCTATGAGCTCCTCAGAAGTCCGGGCTTGCGCGATTGGCTGGAGCAGGATTGGAGCCGTATCGGGCTTGCGGTGGAGGAGTTCCTGCGCTTCGTCTCGCCAGTGCAGTTCTCCAAGCCGCGCTATGTGCGGCGGCATGTCGAGGTCGAAGGTGTCCGTCTGAAGAAGGGCGATCGCGTCATGGTGATGCTCGCCGCCGCGAACATGGATCCGGCGATGCACGACCGCCCCGAAAGCCTCGATCTCGAACGCAAGCCGAACCGTCACTTGTCGTTCGGGACTGGAATCCATTTCTGCCTCGGCCACCAGCTCGCGCGCATCGAGGCGGCTTGCGCGCTGGAAGCGCTGTTCGTGCGATGGCCCAAGCTTGGCTTGGCCGTCGACCCCGTCGATGTCCACTGGCGCAAGCGGCCAGGGCTTCGTGCCATCGCAAAGCTTCCTGTCACGCCAGAGGGGCGCGGAACACATGCCGCGGCGTCTGAGGGCGCGATCGTTGATCGCTCCCTCGCGCGCGCGGACTGA